The Oncorhynchus mykiss isolate Arlee chromosome 20, USDA_OmykA_1.1, whole genome shotgun sequence genomic sequence tacatttttttttatttaaccaggtaggccagttgagaacaagttctcatttacaactgcgacctggccaacatgaagcaaagcagtttgacacatacaacacagagttacacatggaataaacaaacgtacagtcaataacacaatagaaaaaaaaagtatatatatatagtgtgtgcaaatggcgtgaggaggtaaggcaataaataggccatagtagcgaagcaagtacaatttagcaaatttacactggagtgatagatgtgcagatgatgatgtgcaagtagaaatactggtgtgcaaaagagcagaaaagtaaataaaaacaatatggggatgaggtaggtagattgaatTGGCTAttaacagatgggctgtgtacagctgcagcgatcggttagctgctcagatagctgatgtttaaagttagtgagggagaaaaaaagtctccaacttcagcaaagttttttgcaattcgttccagtcattggcagcagattaTTCTGTGTCACAGTGTTACGTCTGTCGttaaatgaagaccaaggtgcagcgtgggaggcgTACCTTTTCTCTATTAATGTTCcaccaaaaacaataaacaactcacCGAATGTAAAGCTAGGAGTGCAAACACATGCAAcacacaaagacaagatccccCAACAGAAGGtgggaaaagggctgcctaagtatgatccccaatcagagacaacgatagacagctgcctctgattgggaaccatacaaacatacaaaggccaacaaagaaatataaacatagatttcccaccctagtcacaccctgacctaccaaatagagaatttaaaggatcgctaaggtcagggcgtgacagtaccaaaggggtatgaatgctttctgaaggcactgtatttcagatCCAACAATGTTGAAGGCTGTTGGTCTGTCTTTGGGACTCTTCCTCTTGCTTCTGATTGGTGTATCTGTCTACTTCCTGTGGAGGAGGTGCGGCCAAAGACAATACCAGGAAATGGTCACCATGATAGCCCCCTTCCCAGCGTGCACCACTCCAATTCTCCTGACCAATCAGAGACCCAGGTACAGGTGAGTGTCAGGTCACAGCCCctaaatgtgtgcgtgtgtgtgtgttggagtatgTTCCTCTGCCCAGGTGTTGCTGAcacatgccagatcttacaacgctTGATAAGTATTTTTAGTATccgctaaccacatcatatgttataccaatctgtcagtcgatgacacagtCGATGACACAGTCGATGACGTGGCACGCAACCATTAGTTGATGCATGCAGGGGAACACAATCTATATGTGTATAAAGAAAGAGAGCAATATGTTAGATAATGGTcgtgttcccctgctcagacgttgcaagcgttaaccaatggttgtgtgccacACCATCGACTGTGCCGTCAGGCACCAGATAGCTCTGGTAACatgctgattccgccaagcccgttcccttggctgtggtttcgctagatagtaggtagggacagtgggaatggtAACCAGATAGCTCTGGTAACACCAGATAACATAGTGGTCAGCTGATACCTAAAATAGGTCTGGGATACGTCGGCAACGTCTGAGCATAGGAACATGACCAAAGCCACTGTGTTATTTGTAGATGTTATGATAATTTTCTGTGCCTCTCTCTGTGATAGGCCAGATGAGATCCCATTCTTTCTGCCACCCCAATTTAAACCAACTCTCAGGagcgaggagggggaggaagagggacggAAGGACCTCAGCAACACCCATCGTGGATCTCTCACAGTAGGGAGTAGGttaggaggaggggagggcaaCACTGTCTGTATGTCTCGCATATCACCCACTCCCACTAATTGGGCTACTTTGTGCTACTTCTTCCTCTCTAGGCTGGTATCCAGTAGGTAGTGTAAGGGCAGGTCTGTACTGGGTCCCTGATGTCAGTGAGGTGTCACCCCCTCCTGGTCGTGCTGTGCAACTGTGCTTCTCAGTGGCCTATCGCCATGACAACGAACAGCTTTATGTCTCGCTGCTCCGCCTGAGAAACTTGCCAACATGTTTCTATAGTAACGACACACTGGCAGAACTGCGACTTCTCCCTGACGACCGTCGCCGACACAAGGCCAGGGCCCGATGCAGGGGTCGCGACCCTGAGTTCAACGACAGCTTTGTgttccaggtacacacacaaacacactaaattGGTTCCTTTAACTCCCACTAGACAAACtcaccccccaatctctctctctctctctctctctctttctctctctctccaggtatcgagtgtgtgtgtatctgagaGTGTGCTCAGTGTGTACGTGTTGAGTGTGGATCAGGGAGGCAGGCACCATGCGGTGGGCAGGGTTCTGTTCCCTATTGAAGGGGAGCTGGGGGAGGGGGGCAGGCTGCTCTGGAGAGACCTAGAGACTAAGGACGAaatgcaggtacacacacacacacacacatagacacacacacacacacacacacacaacctgcagTAAGtagctcttttttttctctctgtcagtGTTCAGGTCTTGGTGATATTCAGGTGTCTCTGAACTATAGTCCGTCTCTACAACGCCTCACTGTGGTCATACTGAGAGCCCGCAGCCTGCAGATACACACTGACACAGGTTAGTGTGTAAGAGTATGTGTGTctgcatacatgtgtgtgttctgttatcaGGTGTGTTCTCAAGTGTGATTGTGTTTATTTTGTTTTCAGGCATGTGTTTCCAGGTGAGCCTACAGATCCACACTCGGGTAGTTAAATCCAGACGGACGCCTGTGGTTTGTAGTGGAGCTGACCCTGGCTTCAACCACAAGATGACCTTTAAGCTTCGCCCCTCTCAGCTCGACCAGACCAGTCTGACCTTGGAGCTGATGGGATCAGGCCTTACCCCAGTAGGTGTGGTGGTGCTGGGGCCATTCATGTATGCCAGGGGGCCTCAGCTTCAGCACTGGACTGACATGGTCAATACACCCAACGAACTGGTCAAACAGTGGCATGGACTAGGCAAGcccacataacacacacacacagcaagatcATTTATTTAATTGTCTACATTTTTCACAGATGTCTTTCACAATAAATAAATTCCTTACTCCATCTTTCTTGTTGTTTCTGTGGTAATTGAGCACTGTAACGAGTgtgctgggagtcaggaagcaagttcagggagtgaatcatttaaatgaataaatgaacaaaacataatacaaaacaaggaacagcacacagacaagaaacagaaacaatgacgcctggggaaggaaccaaagggagtgacatatatagggaaggtactCAGGgatgtgatggagtccaggtgagcgtCACGATGGTGACCGGTGTGCACCATAAGGACCAGCCTGGTGACGGAGCACACGTGACAAGCACTTACAGGAACACGTGTGTATAAATGATTTGACAAACCCTACAAAAAgaaagttatatatttatatatattttgtgtttACAGAACAGATTTTCTCACATAGTTGTGGTTCAAAGGTCCAATGCtatgggcggcaacaatgtcatactctttgtgactagacagcatcagatagatggccaacacacagagacaaaaaagcatataaaaaaatgtatctttcgtctctctgtgttttcataatttgTATCTCACTTGAGAAAGCATCTGAgtcgagcgaaacagcgcccctctgtcgctgtatgtgtaggccatctatgtGATCATGTCTGGTCATAAAGAGTATGACATTTTTGCAGCCCCTAGCATTGAATGCACGGGAAGCCGGCaggcatttggcctcccttgctaaaaaaaaaaaatactattagTTTTGGAGTGAATTCAACTGTGACTTTGTGACTTACGGTAACTCACTGTAAGGTGTAGTCCGAAAATGTCGGACACATTatcttgaccatgctgtaggtcatgtaactgtttgttatatGCAATAGgctatgctttgtggacttcacctgACAGaagttgctctccggttttgtgatgaaaaaaaggtgtggttgaatgtattattcttattgtctcggccttggGCCTATATATCACTGGccacaaggcatatgaactaacaggttatagagcaaacaatgcaattatcacaacacatggGTTGGAATATGGCTGTTGTTtatggcttccccagtgattttatccATGTaccgctactgtatatagaccctgtgttttaatcaaataaattatactgtacatactacctcaaataaccggtgcccctgcacattgactctgtatcggtacccctctGTATattgtctcgctattgttatttcactgctgctctttaattacttcttacttttatctcttattcttatctgtattttttataactgcattgttggttaaggactcgTAAGGAAGcggtatttggcacatgtgactaatacaatttgatttgatctaaatATTGTATGAACAATGTGGAGATTGAGAAAGTTGAgtagactaaactgcttggtggCCCTTAAGTGGCCCTTAATGTATACGGAGAGCTAACATCAATGACACGCAGGTCAATCTCTCTTGGCTCAAAGTAGAAGAGGATTGACTGCATCATTACTggtctttgtgagaggtattaACATGTCGAAAGCACCGAGATGTCTCTTCAAACGACTGTCACACAGCTCAGACAGTCATGCATACCCCACATGACATGCCactagaggtctcttcacagtccctgagTCCAGAAAACACACAGgactacatagagtcatgactacatggaactctattccacatcaactAACTCATGGAAGCAGtaaaatctgatttaaaaaacagatcaaTCTATAGTATCGAACAACATGGACTgtgaaaagacacacacacacacacacacacacacacacacaaacgcattgCTAGCACACCCACTCTACACATACCACAGTGTATTGGTGTATGGGGATATTGTACGTTTTGTGTTGTGGAAATGTAGTAGATAGCTAGTTTGCTAGTACTAAAGTTTCAATGCTGGCTAGCTAACTTTACAATCTATGCTTAACTTGCTAGGTAACTATTTATAtataaagctgagggatgggcctagagaaatgtaatcactctcAGATGAAtgccaggactgaccatccatgatatcaaaatgattgttttaaccatgttttgtggCTATACAGTGTTTAACGAATTTAGGGGGGAGCCAGGTGGGGCTCCGCTCCCCTGAATGAGACGTTAGCTCCCCTAAATGCAACAAAAGTCCCACTTTGGGGCGAAGGGGTCTCTTAATAATGCTAATTTGACCATTCTCCTATTTGTTTCAAATGAAGTGGTAAATATGTTCTACGGTGAAACAAacacccccacctctctgtcATTGGGTGAATAATTGTGTTCTGTGGCAGGCTGTCCATCCAGTAGTGCTGAATTTCGGCCTCACCTGGCTTCTTTACATATAGATTGTCCTTTGTACCTTCTCATTTTTGCCATTTGTTTGCCATGTGTCCTTGATAATAATAGCCTATGCCTTTATTACAGTGCATTAGATTTATCCATTGATTCATCATTGTTCGTTTTTGTCAGTCAGCTGTTACTCATTGTTTTTCAGGTGTGTGCAGGTACTGGTGTTCTCAGTGCCATCCATTGCCAGAAGTAGTAGACCCTTTATTTAGCTTCATTATTTTCtattaatatttgttttatttactagGTCACGTGATGATAGTCGACAATATCACTAGAGAACTagtctacagctagacaccaatgcgCATCCAATCCATCCAGCAAGtagacaaacatttttttttatgaccGTAGGTCTATAGTTGACTCTTTTGGTTAGAAGCATTCGATTTTGCAATGGCATAGGCCTACATTATTTGGGATTTGTGTGCCCATGAGAACTGTTTATATGGTGAAACATAATTCAATGTTACGCAGGTATAGTTTCCCTTGCAGTGCATTTTCCTGAGCTCTCCAAGATACATGATTCGTACAGGGTTTAAGTTCTATGTTCTAATTCAATTGTTCAATGCTTAGGCCTAATAATGACAAATAACACTGTAATAAATGTAATTAATGTAAGGAAAGAAAAGCATTATTACCTGCTCTACCACCCCTGTTATCTACACGATTAAATGTCCacgtgggctgtgttatgtaggtaaaACCTCTCGTTTTCTTAAACAGAGAATTAGTGAACATAGTTCAAATCAGGAGAAACGACAGCGATTATCCAGTCacagtacattttaaaaacattacatttataCCTTTAGATATTGTGGCATAGAGAAAGTCAAATATCAAACAGGGgaggtgaaataaataattatctgaGCAAAAGAGAACGTTTTTGGATTTTCATCCTCCAGACATTATTCCCAAAAGGTCTTAATGAGGAAATTCCCATGCATGTTATGTTGTAAATGTGAACATGAATTAATGCTACCACTTGATTTCAGATGACTCTGGCGTTTTTTTCTTGCGCTGTGCCCAATGATTTATGAACGCTTACTTGGTAGGTCGATGTCCTCATTGTGTTTTTACAGACTAGTTTAATGCGTTTTATGTACACACTTTATTAGAATACTTCTGAAatgcacattattattattattattattatatttgctTACTTTCTCTCTACTCCAACCCCATTCGATTCACTGAACGGATGTGGGTGGAGCAATGTCGACATAAGGGTACACATTATAAACACCCACAAAAGCGCTGACGAAGGCTTTTGTTGCGGATACCTAAAACTtcataaagagcagtgatactagcaagagcagtgtgcaggtttcttatttttttctcatcATACTCAACTGTTTCCATGCACCTGCAACGAAGATAGCTCAGACGTGCAAGTGCCTTTGACTTGTGGTCAGATTCCCTCAGGCCGAACAAATTTGCGCGTTTGTTTCAATGCTgctttgaatgtcattgagaaaacagaaaggtgtcaaaacatttattttcgcaaacatcctttctgaatttaaaagtaatcatctagtttttcaaaagtattctATCTGTAATCCGATTACTATTTTTGCTGGTAACCTAATGTATTAGGCCTACAGTAagattattattactttttaatcAGTTActtgtaacagattacatgtaattcGTTACTTTAAAAAGTACTTACTCCTTTACTCATAAACACTGCATTCATTTTCATTCGCTAGCTAGTACATTTATGCAAATTAGCTAATGTTATCTGAGGGCTCCATGTTGACGATGTGTGGCTAAATAAATCTGCACTCTGATTGGTAAGGCGAAAATAATTTTGCACAGTGATTGGCTTGAATCTTCAACGACTGAACCAACCATATCTCTGCCAATTGAATATAAATATATCCTTACAGTCTTTGCCTTAACATTAcatcatgtttcatgagctgaaataaaatatcccataaatgttccatacacacaaaaagcagatttatctcaaattttgtgcacacatttgtttacatccctgttcgtgagcattttatcctttgtcaagatcatccatccacctgacaggtatgttttatcaagaagctgattaaacagcatgatcattacacaggtgcaccttgtgctggagacaataaaaggccactttaatatgtacagttttgtcacacaacatacaatgccacagatgtctcaagttttgaggaaatgtgtaattggcatgctgactgcaggaatgtccacctgagctgttgccagataatgtaatgttcatttctctaccataagccgcctccaacgtcattgtAGAGAATTCggcagtacgttcaaccggcctcataacctcagaccacgtgtatggcgttgtgtgggggAGCGGTTTGTGATGTCAACatcgtgaacagagtgccccatggtggcagtggggttatggtatgggcaggcataaactacggacaacaaacacaattgcattttatcgatggcaatttgaattcactgagataccgtgatgagatcctgaggcccattgtcgtgccattcatctgcctccatcacctcttgtttcagcatgataatgcacggaccgatgtcgcaaggatctgtacacaattcctggaagctgaaaatgtcccagttcctccgttgcctgcatactcaccagacatgtcacccattgagcatgtttgggatgctctggatcaacgtgtaagacagcgtgttccagttcctgccaatatccagcaacttcgcacagccattgaagaggagtgggacaactttccacaggccacaatgaacagcctgatcaactctatgcgaaggagatgtgcaGTGGCGACCTATCATTCAGGGCAGGTTTTGAACCCCACATTTTTACAAC encodes the following:
- the syt15 gene encoding synaptotagmin-15, coding for MADPTMLKAVGLSLGLFLLLLIGVSVYFLWRRCGQRQYQEMVTMIAPFPACTTPILLTNQRPRYRPDEIPFFLPPQFKPTLRSEEGEEEGRKDLSNTHRGSLTVGSWYPVGSVRAGLYWVPDVSEVSPPPGRAVQLCFSVAYRHDNEQLYVSLLRLRNLPTCFYSNDTLAELRLLPDDRRRHKARARCRGRDPEFNDSFVFQVSSVCVSESVLSVYVLSVDQGGRHHAVGRVLFPIEGELGEGGRLLWRDLETKDEMQCSGLGDIQVSLNYSPSLQRLTVVILRARSLQIHTDTGMCFQVSLQIHTRVVKSRRTPVVCSGADPGFNHKMTFKLRPSQLDQTSLTLELMGSGLTPVGVVVLGPFMYARGPQLQHWTDMVNTPNELVKQWHGLGKPT